A window of Piliocolobus tephrosceles isolate RC106 chromosome 13, ASM277652v3, whole genome shotgun sequence contains these coding sequences:
- the LOC111524680 gene encoding LOW QUALITY PROTEIN: uncharacterized protein LOC111524680 (The sequence of the model RefSeq protein was modified relative to this genomic sequence to represent the inferred CDS: deleted 2 bases in 1 codon) — MCDFTKDQTAEFKETFQLFDRTGDGKILYSQCGEVPLGQSTLGQNPTNAEVLKVLGNPKSDEMNVKVLDFEHFLPMLQTVAKNKDQGTYEDYVEGLWVSDKEGNGTVMGAEIRHVLVTLGEKMTEEEVEMLVAGHEDSNGCINYEELVHMVLNGRGPSQSPQSLCLSLCEFCIYPEVSLGSLVSAPFPSCLPWVMFAEREESRLHDQNRALGENGERAYVLSLVLAPSSELGIEAIGSMLSPVMVDTGALDRALPVDEQVTFPVGMKEGLQLASQEAKSELLLEVSSWSTLAIKPKVAARLCKEAKLVFQVW, encoded by the exons ATGTGTGACTTCACTAAAGACCAGACCGCAGAGTTCAAGGAGACCTTCCAGCTGTTTGACCGAACAGGTGATGGCAAGATCCTGTACAGCCAGTGTGGGGAGGTG CCCCTGGGCCAGAGCACCCTGGGCCAGAACCCTACCAACGCCGAGGTGCTCAAGGTCCTGGGGAACCCCAAGAGTGATGAGATGAATGTGAAGGTGCTGGACTTTGAGCACTTTCTGCCCATGCTGCAGACAGTGGCCAAGAACAAGGACCAGGGCACCTATGAGGATTATGTTGAAGGACTTTGGGTGTCTGACAAGGAAGGAAATGGCACCGTCATGGGTGCTGAAATCCGGCATGTTCTTGTCACACTGGGTGAGAAGATGACAGAGGAAGAAGTAGAGATGCTGGTGGCAGGGCATGAGGACAGCAATGGTTGTATCAACTATGAAGAGCTTGTCCACATGGTGCTGAATGGCAGAGGACCTTCCCAGTCTCCCCAGAGTCTGTGCCTTTCCCTGTGTGAATTTTGTATCTACCCTGAAGTTTCCCTAGGCTCTCTTGTCTCAGCACCTTTCCCATCTTGTCTCCCTTGGGTGATGTTTGCC GAAAGAGAGGAGAGCAGATTGCATGATCAAAACAGGGCCCTAGGGGAGAATGGAGAAAGGGCTTACGTGCTTTCCCTGGTCCTGGCTCCTAGCAGTG AACTTGGGATAGAAGCTATTGGTAGCATGTTGTCTCCAGTCATGGTTGACACTGGAGCCCTGGACAGGGCTCTGCCTGTGGATGAGCAAGTGACTTTCCCTGTGGGGATGAAGGAAG GATTGCAACTAGCGTCTCAGGAAGCCAAATCTGAGCTACTCCTGGAAGTATCATCTTGGTCAACACTGGCTATAAAACCAAAAGTGGCCGCCAGATTGTGCAAGGAGGCAAAACTAGTCTTCCAGGTCTGGTGA